The genome window ACGGGCACGTTTGAAAGAAGACAAGCGACAAAAAAGCAAGGATGGTAACCAAAGTCAATTAACATGACCAAAAGGCAAAAACATACAACACTAGGTATTCGCTGGTCGTCACCGACCCAACTACTAATCCGGCCCTCATTGGCTTATCTATGGGAGAGCGGACGGGATCCCGAGTTTTCCAATGGGTATGGTCGTATGTGCTAGAGCTTGGAAAACAAACGCACTGAGTAGCAGGTTTGAGAGAAATCCTCGTTGTCCCAGCCCCAAACATACAACGATCCTTTTGCCCGTTCACAAATCTCAAAAGACCACTGAAAGGCTAAGATTGTCAACAGCAGGCACTAGTCTTCGAATACCCTCCAAACTACGAAACGGCGAAAACGGAGGAAGCAAACCGTCTCGAAGAGCAACCCCCAAGCCCTGCCCTCCGTTGGCTGACGGCCGGCCGgcacacatacacacacatACACTTCACCGGATTTACCGGCTCTCGCCCCTCGCGCCCCCGGGGGTGAGCGGTCGTACCAACCATAGTACGGGATAGCGTCCTCAAGAATACGGGACACACGGAGGATATTGGCCTTTCCGCGTGACAAATCGTATTACTAGCCAGCCCTCAGAAGCCGGGGGAGAAGAAGGGCTGCAACCACGACACACATACACGCACACCACCATCTTCGGAAACCAAGCGGCGGTTGGTCGGTGGTGGTATCCGGCTGTCTCGGCGCGTTGCCCGGAGTAAAAGCATCGAGCGAATCGGATAGTGTATATGCCATATATCGCGAGATCTTGCATCTCTCTTGACAGCCACTGCCACAGCCAACCACTTGGACGAAAGGAGCAAGCCAGCGTAACATTTGGGATTCTGCTCGTCTCCCTTCTAGGAGACAAgtaggggaggggaggggcagGGGAGAAACCACACAAAACTCTGCTTTGCTTCTTAGGAGCTTTGCTGGCCCCGGGTTGGACGGCAACAACCGACGAGCGACTGGTACCCTTGTCTCGGGTATGGAACACGACAGAATAACTTTCTCCCCAATCCTTCAAAGGCGTAACCTTTGGACGAATGGTCTATCAGACTGCAACGTTGACGAGCGAACTGTCAAAATCCCCTCTTTCTGCGGCGCCCGGTCAGTCGACGAAGGGGGCGCATCAGATGACAGTCTCGCAATTTGAAAATAGAAAGAACCGAGTGATTCGAAAGCCCTGAATGTGCCACAGCATCATGCTGAGCTGAGCGTCTTGCTTCGCTGGCTCGGGCTTGACCTGTTCGAGGCCGGTCTGCTGCATGAGGTATGCCTGGCACATCCAAAATTGGGCGACGCGGCCTGTTCTCAGAACGAAGCATGAAGTGGATGGCGAATATGGGGATTACGGCCGTTCGTGCCCTCACATACCCAACACCAAGGCCACCTGCAAATGTGCTCGTTGGCTAGCGTGCGCCCAGAAAGGCGTTTCCCTCGAGCCGCAACGCACTAGCACAGCTGCAGACGGGCACAAATGCTGGGAAGAGTGCCTCCCAATCCAATCGCAACGCTTGAAGCGCTTGAAGCCACAACCCCTCACCTGCAAGCCGCAAGCACTGTCTGATCTGACCAAGTATCGGCAATCGGCTCCCTTCCTGAGAACCAATGGCGGCGTTTTAGGGCAAGGCTAGGCGGGAAACGCCTGGAGACGACGGGACGTGCTGCAAACATGACCCGTCTCGGCATATGAAGCTCTTGTAAGGTCAGTGCAGGCCCCTTTCCTTACCTAACGTCCCATAGCTTCATCGCCTCAAGGCGACCGCGTTCCCTTAGAGCGTTAGACCATCCCAGGTCGACCTGGTCTGAACATTGGTAGTGCTACCATCTGAGGGGAAGTGCTCGGAACCCTCCCGCGCCAGCCTTGTTTCAACGACGCCCTATCAAAGAGAAGCAGCGACGATGTTGACTGGGAGGCATAGCAGACGGCGAGCTGGCCTGATGGAGTTCAACGCCTTTCCACCCCGCTTGGGCCAGCGGCTGCCAGGAGCCAGACGTAGGATGCGGAACGCAGGACTTAGGAGGAGCGGCCTACATGCTCGATCACGACGCCGCGGGTGGTCGTCCTGAATCAAGTCCACCATGGCAATCATGACCATGCCTGGTATGTGCGTCTGCGGGAAAGCGGGTTCGATGTTTCGATGGATAGAAGTTTGCCTGAGGAAACTAATCATTGATAAGTAGACGCGTCTGTGTTAGCTTATTCAAAGACGTGGTGAAAGCAAGGAGGAAAGACCTAGCAGAGTCTCCATAGAGGCGGTTGGTGAATGAGAGGATTGGTGAAGAAAGTCGTCAAGGGCTGGTAGGCCAGGATGCAACGTGGGAAAAACCTAGTGCGGGCTGTGCAGGGAACTGTACAAGGGTTCGACGGACCACTCGCATCTCTGGAATCTTTGGGCGGAGATCAGACGATGCGGCTGATGGAACAGAGATCGACCGCTCCTCCAGCCTGAGCTAGTGTAGTCGCCCACCGTCCACGGGCTTTAGCCTATGTGCGTCGACCAGGGAAGGCGTCCTGTTCGTTCTGGAAGAACGACACGTTGAATCGCAGCGAGTCTCTCGGACTGGGGAGTCTGAGAGTGGGTGACATTGACAAGCCCACTTCATATCGTTGTAGGCGGGCCGGAATTAGAGTTCGCAACTATGTTCGGGAATTAAGGCCACCAGCCATGGTTTGCCGCCGAGAGAAGAGGGTTTGAATTTTGGAATGTTGGAATGATGGACGTGGATATGTGAACTGTCAATGTCATCCGGTACCGACGGACATCGAAGGTCGGGCTGTCTGTGGTTCCTTATTGGAGGCGGGTCGTGAAGGATGGATGGAAAACCAATGGTACGAGACAATACGATATGACCAGCCGCGGGCCGGAACGGCATTGCTGATCAGTGCAGGTAGGGCAGTTGCAGGCACTCGATGGTCTCACTGTCGAGTGCAATGACAGGCGCAGGCGACGACAGTTTCCAGTTTTGAGTGTGATTGATTCACCGGCTCGTTGGCTAGATGGCAAGCGTAAGTGACTGATCATGTATTCCTTCCCAAGTTTCCCATGGAATTGTACTAGTGGTATGCAGGAAGCAATTGCTCACCTTTTGGCAGGTCTGGGTTGGTGTGTGGTTGGGCTGGTGGCGGCACTAATTCACCTAAACGACATGGGAGCCGCTGCCGCCATGCATGTCGAATGCGGCCGGTCAACGTTTCCTTGGTACCGACGTCGCGACTCGAGCCCAATGCGGTTCGCTCGTCAACATATGCATGCATATGTATGTACATTTATCCGCACATGAATAGTGCGGCACGTAGCGATGCCCTGCAGTGCAGCCAGGCGCCACTATCTATGCCCTCGTAGCATACCGCAGTAAGAGACTTGACGCGGCATATTCTGACATCTGCCCTCTGGTGACGTGGATATCGATGGTTTGCTGTTTGAACGGCGCATGCACACATCACGTCCCGTCCTGTACGCCCCTCAATTTGCATCATGTTGTACGTGCGTAAAGGACCGTGTTCGAAGCTGACGTGGATAGCGTAGTATCCGTACCGGTTGCTGGTGACATTCTTGTTGTGTATTTTGTCTGGGGAGTCGCGCCGCATCGACGCATCGAATGCGCAGCAACGGTGCAGAATCGAAGCGGTGACCCTCAGGTAGGCGAGAAACAAATCGaacaagaaaaagaaaatttCAAGCACAGAATCTGAGCGTGCCGGATTCAGTGCAGCGcagcagatccgggggtccCTGTTCGACAACGGACGCGGACAGGGAGTTGGATGGAAAACCAGACGAGCAAATCGCATCCATTTGCTGGCCAGCAGCCCGGATAATGGAATATTGCCGATTACAGAGTCCCCTCTGGTTTATGGGTCTCCCGGTTGGATCGTCAGAGTTGTGTGGAGCACTAGGAGACGTTCAGTCCAAGTTCCCAACTCTCCAGCCAGTTCTCCAACCAGTCTCCAATCCTTTCCAAGCCAGTCTCATCCCAATCCCAAACGACTTTGCGGGCCGAGAGTCGCAGGGTGCACGGAAGTTGTCGAACAGGGGCTCCTAGCTTGACGGCGGGAATCTGAGCGTCACAGTTCAAAGGGTCACCTTCAGTCGTCAATGTGAAGGTCTGAAGAGGGTTGAGACCGTTGACTTGACATGGGCATTCTGAGCCTAAAGTCAGCTTTGTTTATCGTCGTCTTTCGCAACCGATTGGATCCTGAGATTGAAGCTTGTGGTGAGCCCCTGCATGGTTTGCTTCGCCGCCAAGTCTGTCTCCCGCACCCAGCTGCACGTCCGTTCCGGCGCGGTTCGCGATTGGATTATGAGCTGGTTGACAGGTGCAGCAAGTGTGTGGATGAGGTTGACTCGAGTAAGTAACAAGCTCTGCTCGCTGGCATGACATACCATCGATTTTCATGCCCAGAAAGCCGCCGATACAGGCCTATTCGTGAGGTTTTCGTACAGAGAGCCGAGAACGAGTCTGACCTTGCCGGTGGGATCCGAATAAAACGGCGACAGGCTGCGAACCGCCGACAACGGCCGGTTATCTCGAAAAAATTTGAACTTTTCTCATGCCCCGGAGGAGAGTCGCATGCGCGGTTGGAAGTCTCCTGGCCTGCCTAAAAATAAGATAGGGACAGGTGGTGAAAGCAGCCGGGCGTCGTCTCTGGAACTGCAACGCAGCAGCGTCTTTCGGCAACTGTCAAGCTGATCTCATTTCGCGTCATCCGAAGCCATGACAGCTGGGTGGTTGGGGgtgaaggaaaagaggataTTGTTCAAGTAGTTGGAGAAGGTTCAGTGCAGCTAGCCATGATGTGTTTCTTCATCATCCATGTGCTCCGAACGGTAAGTTCCATCGCTTGCCAATCCACCGGGACCGTGGGAAATGATGATGGGATGGTTAGGCGCGGCAGCGTAACATTGTctaaaggaaaaaaaaaaagttgggATTCATCTTCCGCAGGCTCAAGGTATGTGACCGTGTGCCTGTAGTATATTCCATAGTGTATCCGTACTGTCTGGCTTGATCCACGTCCATCAAACGGCAAACCGGGTTCCATTATGCTGGGAACCTAAGTGGTGGGGGAGCGGTACTTTCCTGCATCTGAGATCGTGGTTCCATCCGGAGGGGAAAAGCGGAAGATTTCTTGTCTTGACGAGAGACGGGAGGAGACGACAGTCCCAACGACAGGGAAGCGGTGCCTTTCGGGTTAGAGGAGCGAAGTGGAGTGGGAAGACCCGTGTGTGGTCCCGCCGGTGGTGCTGTGGACGGATATTATCTCGTACGGTTCTCGGCAAGGTATGGTATACGCTTGTTCACAATTATGTCAGAGTTGTGTGTTTCCTTATCTGCCGCCAGTACGGCGGGTGAAAATGGGCGCAATGTATGGGATGACTGCAGAATTCGAAGTGAGGAAGGAAGTCAGGGTGAAGTGGAAGAAGGCACGTTTCTCGCAGCATATGCACTTACATCATACATGCACACGTACATAGAGGCACATGCATCTAGACGGCAGCGATCTTCGGTTTACTTCAACCCCCGCATTGACCAGGGGGCCCTCTTCTAGACCCTGCTGGGATCCTCCCATGTTGCTTGAACCTGCGTTTCCCTTTTGGGACATTCTTGCGAAACGTCCCTTGACCTCCTCTTTCTCCTCATCCCATCCAAGTCCCTTTCCTCACACttctcacctcacctcgtGCCTCGCTCCTTACACCTGTCCTGTCTTCAACTCTTCTCTCACAAACCAAACGAACGCCGTGACAGCTTTTTTCTCAGACAAGACATGCAACTTGTACCTTCTCGAGTTTCTGCTAGCTCCATTCCACCATTCAAGCCCCCTCCTCACCCCGGTCCCATGATCCATCTCCGTCTCCTCCTTCTCTGACCTTCACGGCCACCTCCGAGTCCTTCCTTACAAGTTACCTGCCCCTTTCTCCATCGTCATGTCGTTCATATCTCTCCCCTGCCCTCCTACGGTGTACCCAAGGTACAAGGGGCCCTCGTCTCTGGGCGGATCAACTGAATTGAAACATGTTCTACTGTGTATTATCCACTCAGTCTTCTTTCTGCCCGGTGCCTCAGGACTGACTGACTGACTGACTATCCAATCCTTACCTGCTCTCTCCTCGCTACTCTGCTGCTAGTAATCGCAGCAAGTACCTTGCCCTCGCCTTCGCGGCTTGACACACGCAAGTGTCTCCAAGACGTAGCTCTGTGAGTGTGGGTGTGAGGTGTGAGGTGTGTGCCAGGTACTCGCGCGAGTCTTCTCTTTCCAGCTTGTCTCTCTGCTTTCCTCAGTCAGCTGGAGCTGTTACGGATGGTAGTTGATACAATGGCTGGCCTGTCTCAGCTTTCCTTTCCAAACCTGACCCGTCCAGTTTTGTCGTGCCGAATGTTAGCCTTGAAAAGTCTCTTCCCTCCACCCTTCCTCTCTGCAGATGGTCTGTCCTTCCAAGTTCCCCATCCCTCATCTGCTCTTCTTCCCGTTCCCTTGGCCTTATCCTGTCTAATCATATCGCCTGGGCGtattttattcttatttttgtTCTTTTCTGTCCATTCCCAatctgtttttttttttaagtccgGGGGCTACTAGTCTTGTCTCACTTAacccttgccttgccttgccctGCTGTCATCATCATATCTGAGTTGGCCGGTCCGCGTCGGGCCAATATTGCGACTCCATTCTCGTGGGTTTCCTTCCCCCATACTATTTCGATCCAAGGTACATTGCGTTGTACCGTACGTACACCTCGACACATCAGCCCCATACACGCACATACGGATACCCATACACATACATATACACATGCGTACATACGTACCCAGCAAGCATCCTTCTGCACCTCACCTTGTCTTCTTCTTGCAGACGGCTTCTGCGAGTTAATGTAGATGGGCCCCCGTTGACCCCATCATATCCCCATCCAGCCCATCCCGGCCCTCGATCCGACCACTCTCCTCCACCGGTACCTCCTCATCTTCACTACGCCATCTGCTCCTCGTTGTCGGCGTTCCTCTAGTCGCTTCCGTCCCGCAGTCGCCACACGGCTAGCTAGCTAGCTGCTGCTGGCTTACTTGGGTCATCTAACTGTACCCGCTCGTGACATTGTCCGCAAACAGATTAGCCCCGTCTGTCAACTGGCGGATCATGACTTCGGACCATCCTAGCTCTCTTCAACAGCACAACACCTTCGAATTTGATGGAACCGTTGATAAGACCCTTACTTCCCCCCTCTGTGCCAACCACGAGGTCTCTTCACCTGCTACCTTTCCTCGATACCTCTCCCCTCCCCTGACTCTCTCCTGCTCCTACATGTGGAAGCGCCACATGTCGGCGAATGGCTACCGCATCCTCCCTCCGTGCAGCGCCACAGAAATGGTCTCTGAATGACCTCAGCTCCGAGCTGCTGGCTCTCATTTTCGAGCAGGTAGGTTTTTTGAGCGGTTGACAATGCTTCAATGGCTACGCCACTCCTCCTATCCCGCAATTGCTTACCAAGATTTTCCAGCTCCGAGAGATAGACGAGCGCGCCCTTGCTGCTGCGCGGTGCTTGTCCAGGCGCTTTGAGGCTATCGCAACTCCCGTCACCTACCGTACGATTTGCCTCAACGAGCGCATTGTTGCTCCAGACGCCGAATCGCGGTATCCTAATCTCTTGCGCAATGTGTCGTCCTATACGAACCACGTCGTCACACGGAGCGACCTAGACCCTGACGGCATTCGGCGGGTGCTGGACAGGGTCCAAAGGCTAAAGACTGTGCGGTATGCTGACAGTGGTCTTCACAGCTTTTGGAAGTGATTTTCTGACGATACTCGCAGATGGCACTATGTCGATGCTGAATTCCGATCAGGACGACTCTGGCTTCCGTCAGACGTGCTCAACCCCCAGCAGACACGATTTAACGGCACGAAACTGTTCGTCGAGGACTTGCCCCTGCGAGAATTCGAGGGACAACTACGAGACACCTACGTCCGAGCGATTCCCACAGACCTTCTTGTCTCGCTCAAGCTTGCGAGTCCCGCCCCGCCGCTCACGACACGATTGAATTCCCTAAAACAGCTGCTCCTGCTCTCCCGCCGCCTGGAGACATTTCACTACGAAGACCGTGGGCAGGGGACGAACTTCAAGTTCGCCCAAGGAGAGCGCATACCCCCGCTGAAAGACTTGGCTCTCAAGTCATACGACTGGAACCATTCGAAGGAGGACACCCGCGCCCATTGGGACTTTTCTCAGCTCGAATCGCTCGACCTGAAGTACGTGCCCGTCTTCAACTTCCTGTCGACTGTGGATTTCCCCGACTTGGCAGGCTTGCGACATCTACACTGCGAAGACTTCAGCGCCCACCTAGTTGATAAACGAGAGGAAGCAACGGGCGGTTTATACTTACTGGTGGCTAATCACATTCGGGCTTTGCAGACCCTCAATGTGACGTGCCACACCCGTCTGTTCCCACTGGATGGCATTTTGAGACATGGCGAATCCCTCCAAGTGCTCAAGTTCCGTGATCACATGGGCTTTGGAGAGGAGGACCGACGG of Colletotrichum lupini chromosome 8, complete sequence contains these proteins:
- a CDS encoding F-box domain-containing protein, with the translated sequence MATASSLRAAPQKWSLNDLSSELLALIFEQLREIDERALAAARCLSRRFEAIATPVTYRTICLNERIVAPDAESRYPNLLRNVSSYTNHVVTRSDLDPDGIRRVLDRVQRLKTVRWHYVDAEFRSGRLWLPSDVLNPQQTRFNGTKLFVEDLPLREFEGQLRDTYVRAIPTDLLVSLKLASPAPPLTTRLNSLKQLLLLSRRLETFHYEDRGQGTNFKFAQGERIPPLKDLALKSYDWNHSKEDTRAHWDFSQLESLDLKYVPVFNFLSTVDFPDLAGLRHLHCEDFSAHLVDKREEATGGLYLLVANHIRALQTLNVTCHTRLFPLDGILRHGESLQVLKFRDHMGFGEEDRRCPTLWGEDIAILAQGLPHVHTLELDMDVAMCDPTEFLRALCSFRSLQTITLHVQTVLHALEVVHPGMDRDYDAALRTFQFLLREKQLATPDVPWKQITINVGGWRKVMVRRFSAAWRRQNENGVYAERCFVLERADNGQMAYREEMSIEGRSATPTPDPPTPNMDTDYD